In Penicillium oxalicum strain HP7-1 chromosome I, whole genome shotgun sequence, a single window of DNA contains:
- a CDS encoding Anthranilate synthase component 1 has protein sequence MTQIANVPSLETAREVISKSRNSPFPPNLLPITASIPADLLTPTLAYLKLAENSRMSFLYESAATTETIGRYSFVGADPKKVIKTGPGHGPAEDPLPILEAELCKSRVASVPGLVLPPLTGGAIGYVGYDCVRYFEPKTARPMKDVLGVPESLFMLFDTIVAFDHFFQVVKIITYVPIPAEDADVEAEYRKGQEVIKSTIATLLQERTPLPQQGPIIPNQEYTSNIGREGYEGHVHRLKEHIKKGDIFQTVPSQRLSRPTSLHPFNLFRHLRTVNPSPYLFYIDCQDFQLVGASPELLVKEDRGRIITHPIAGTVMRGKTLEEDAALANELRSSLKDRAEHVMLVDLARNDINRVCDPMSTQVDRLMVVEKFSHVQHLVSQVSGVLRPDKTRFDAFRSIFPAGTVSGAPKVRAMQLIAELEGEKRGVYAGAVGYFGYNIASVDGSSEMPGAMDTCIALRTMMLKDGVAYLQAGGGIVFDSDPYDEYIETINKLGANVACIRGAEEKYLSLEAEPHST, from the exons ATGACTCAGATCGCCAATGTCCCGTCGCTAGAGACGGCGCGGGAGGTCATCTCGAAGTCCAGGAACTCCCCATTCCCTCCCAATCTGCTGCCCATCACAGCCTCGATTCCGGCTGATCTTTTGACACCGACATTGGCCTATCTCAAGCTTGCAGAGAA CTCGCGAATGTCCTTTTTGTATGAGAGTGCAGCAACCACGGAGACTATTGGACGGTACAGCTTCGTTGGCGCAG ACCCCAAAAAGGTGATTAAGACCGGACCGGGTCACGGCCCTGCCGAAGATCCTCTCCCAATCCTTGAGGCCGAGCTCTGCAAGTCTCGCGTGGCATCTGTGCCTGGCCTAGTGCTGCCACCGCTGACGGGTGGAGCCATTGGCTATGTCGGTTATGATTGTGTTCGATACTTCGAGCCTAAGACAGCGAGGCCAATGAAGGATGTACTTGGTGTGCCCGAGTCGCTGTTCATGCTGTTTGATACCATTGTCGCGTTCGACCATTTCTTCCAGGTGGTGAAGATCATCACCTATGTGCCGATCCCCGCTGAGGATGCTGATGTTGAGGCTGAATATCGCAAGGGTCAAGAGGTGATCAAGTCAACGATTGCAACGCTGCTGCAGGAACGTACACCTCTGCCTCAGCAGGGACCTATTATCCCCAACCAGGAGTACACATCCAACATTGGCCGGGAAGGGTATGAGGGTCACGTCCACCGATTGAAGGAGCACATCAAGAAGGGTGATATCTTCCAGACTGTTCCTTCACAACGGCTTTCCCGGCCCACATCTCTTCATCCCTTCAACCTCTTCCGCCACCTCCGCACAGTCAACCCTTCTCCCTACCTCTTCTACATCGATTGCCAAGATTTCCAACTGGTGGGCGCCAGCCCCGAGCTCCTCGTCAAGGAAGATCGTGGTCGGATTATTACTCACCCCATTGCCGGTACTGTGATGCGCGGCAAGactctcgaagaagacgcCGCTTTGGCCAACGAGCTCCGCAGTAGCTTGAAGGACCGGGCCGAGCACGTCATGCTGGTTGATCTGGCTCGGAACGACATCAACCGCGTGTGCGATCCCATGTCGACCCAGGTTGACCGGTTGATGGTGGTTGAAAAGTTCTCGCACGTGCAGCACCTAGTCTCGCAGGTATCGGGTGTTCTTCGACCAGACAAGACCCGGTTTGACGCTTTCCGCTCTATCTTCCCCGCCGGCACAGTATCCGGCGCGCCCAAGGTGCGCGCCATGCAACTGATTGCCGAGCTAGAGGGCGAGAAGCGGGGCGTCTACGCCGGCGCCGTGGGCTACTTTGGGTACAACATCGCCAGCGTGGACGGGTCAAGTGAGATGCCCGGTGCCATGGACACCTGCATTGCACTGCGGACGATGATGCTCAAGGACGGAGTGGCTTATCTCCAGGCTGGTGGAGGTATCGTCTTCGACTCGGATCCCTATGATGAATACATCGAAACCATCAACAAGTTGGGAGCGAATGTTGCTTGCATTCGtggcgccgaggagaagTACCTCAGCCTGGAGGCCGAACCCCACTCAACCTGA